A region from the Gossypium hirsutum isolate 1008001.06 chromosome A08, Gossypium_hirsutum_v2.1, whole genome shotgun sequence genome encodes:
- the LOC107927455 gene encoding protein CHROMATIN REMODELING 8 isoform X2 encodes MMMLILMQCWMQHLQDLWKLDELVRKGILTPFHKLKGFERRLQQPGTSNEHNVPYEEDEKDDIVSASVARAAKSISEAAQVRPSTKLLDPDALPKLDAPTFPFQRLKKSLNFSQSKEVGENKSSKRKKKRPLPDKKWRKRISREERDMEVGEDVRDNLTSHDEEEDQKGTEDVDDNDPVYVTLEGGLKIPETIFSKLFDYQKVGVQWMWELHCQRAGGIIGDEMGLGKTVQVLSFLGALHFSNMYEPSIVVCPVTLLRQWKREARRWYPKFHVEILHDSAQDPAYKKNQAKSNEESDYESEGSVDSDYEGNLCSKSSKKWDSLINRVLRSKSGLLITTYEQLRLIGEKLLDIEWGYAVLDEGHRIRNPNAEITLVCKQLQTVHRIIMTGAPIQNKLSELWSLFDFVFPGKLGVLPVFEAEFAVPISVGGYANASPLQVSTAYRCAVVLRDLVMPYLLRRMKADVNAHLPKKAEHVLFCSLTAEQRSVYRAFLASSDVEQILDGGRNSLYGIDVMRKICNHPDLLEREHSCQNPDYGNPERSGKMKVVAQVLQVWKDQGHRVLLFAQTQQMLDILENFLTTSGYCYRRMDGHTPVKQRMALIDEFNNSDDIFIFILTTKVGGLGTNLTGANRVIIFDPDWNPSTDMQARERAWRIGQNRDVTVYRLITRGTIEEKVYHRQIYKHFLTNKILKNPQQRRFFKARDMKDLFVLNDEGENGSTETSNIFSQLSEDVNIVVMQKDKRHKQEHLRAAGSHSDHGAGRNGNSSNGSHSKRKGKEKDDHSDGEVDEEKNILRSLFDAQGIHSAVNHDAIVNANDEEKVRLEEQASQVAQRAAEALRQSRMLRSHDSISVPTWTGKSGAAGAPSAVRKKFGSALNTQLVKPSGESSSTGIAAGAAASKALSSAELLARIRGNQEQAIGAGLEHQFGSVSSSSNTTRPTISRTSRSRSSSNSSSVQPEVLIRQICTFIQQKGGSTDSASIVDHFKDRIPSNNLPLFKNLLKEIAKLEKDPNGSRWVLKPEYRQQ; translated from the exons atgatgatgttgattttGATGCAGTGTTGGATGCAGCATCTGCAGGATTTGTGGAAACT GGATGAACTGGTGCGGAAGGGAATATTAACCCCTTTTCATAAACTTAAGGGATTTGAGCGCCGTCTTCAACAGCCTGGTACATCAAATGAGCACAATGTTCCttatgaagaagatgagaaagatGATATTGTTTCTGCTAGTGTTGCTAGAGCTGCAAAGTCGATATCAGAGGCTGCACAAGTTCGCCCATCAACGAAACTACTTGATCCTGATGCTTTGCCAAAGCTTGATGCACCCACCTTTCCTTTTCAAAGGCTAAAAAAGTCTTTAAATTTTTCTCAGTCAAAAGAAGTAGGGGAGAATAAAAGCTCAAAACGGAAAAAGAAGAGGCCTTTGCCTGACAAGAAATGGAGAAAGCGGATCTCTCGTGAGGAAAGAGATATGGAAGTGGGAG AAGATGTGAGGGATAACTTGACTTCCCATGATGAAGAGGAAGACCAAAAGGGCACGGAGGATGTGGATGATAATGACCCTGTTTATGTAACACTTGAAGGCGGGCTAAAAATCCCTGAAACCATTTTTAGCAAGCTTTTTGACTATCAGAAAGTGGGAGTACAGTGGATGTGGGAACTACATTGTCAAAGAGCAGGTGGGATCATTGGGGATGAAATGGGTCTTGGCAAGACTGTCCAGGTCTTGTCTTTTCTTGGAGCTTTGCACTTCAGTAACATGTATGAGCCAAGCATTGTTGTCTGCCCTGTAACACTCTTACGACAATGGAAAAGGGAGGCACGTAGATGGTATCCAAAATTTCATGTCGAGATACTACATGATTCTGCTCAAGATCCTGCTTACAAGAAGAATCAAGCCAAATCTAATGAAGAAAGTGACTATGAAAGTGAAGGATCAGTGGACAGCGACTATGAAGGGAACTTGTGTTCTAAAAGCAGCAAAAAATGGGATTCTTTAATAAATAGAGTTTTGCGGTCAAAATCTGGGTTGTTGATTACAACTTATGAGCAACTCCGATTGATAGGGGAAAAGTTACTTGACATAGAATGGGGTTATGCAGTTTTGGATGAAGGACATCGAATCCGAAATCCAAATGCTGAAATCACTCTGGTTTGTAAACAGCTTCAAACAGTTCACCGTATAATAATGACTGGTGCACCAATTCAGAACAAGCTTAGTGAACTATGGtcattatttgattttgttttcccTGGGAAGTTGGGTGTCTTACCTGTATTTGAGGCAGAGTTTGCAGTCCCTATATCTGTTGGCGGATATGCCAATGCTTCACCATTACAGGTATCAACAGCCTACAG ATGTGCTGTTGTCCTCCGTGATTTGGTCATGCCATATCTACTCCGGCGCATGAAGGCTGATGTGAATGCCCATCTGCCTAAAAAGGCAGAACATGTACTTTTTTGTAGCCTTACTGCCGAACAAAGATCTGTCTATAGAGCATTTCTTGCTAGCTCAGATGTGGAACAAATACTGGATGGGGGTAGAAATTCTCTTTACGGAATTGATGTGATGCGTAAGATCTGTAACCATCCTGATCTGCTTGAGAGAGAACATTCCTGCCAGAATCCAGATTACGGAAATCCTGAACGGAGTGGGAAAATGAAAGTGGTTGCCCAAGTTCTCCAGGTTTGGAAGGATCAGGGCCATCGTGTCCTTTTGTTTGCTCAAACACAGCAAATGCTTGACATTCTTGAAAACTTCTTAACTACAAGTGGCTATTGCTATCGACGAATGGATGGACATACTCCTGTAAAACAGAGAATGGCTTTAATAGATGAATTCAACAACTCCgatgatatatttattttcattttgactACGAAAGTAGGTGGTTTAGGAACAAATTTAACTGGAGCTAACAGGGTGATCATCTTTGACCCTGATTGGAACCCGTCAACGGACATGCAG GCAAGGGAGCGTGCTTGGCGTATTGGTCAGAATAGAGATGTAACTGTTTATAGATTGATTACTCGTGGAACAATCGAAGAGAAGGTGTACCATCGGCAGATTTACAAACATTTTCTTACCAATAAGATACTGAAGAACCCTCAGCAGAGAAGGTTCTTTAAAGCTCGAGACATGAAGGATCTTTTTGTTCTGAATGATGAAGGAGAGAATGGGTCGACCGAAACATCTAATATTTTCAGTCAGTTGTCAGAAGATGTAAATATCGTTGTTATGCAGAAAGATAAGCGGCATAAGCAGGAACATTTGAGAGCAGCTGGTTCTCATTCTGATCATGGTGCTGGTAGAAACGGCAATAGCTCAAACGGCAGTCATTCAAagaggaaaggaaaagaaaaagatgatcatAGTGATGGTGAAGTagatgaagaaaaaaatattttgaggaGCCTTTTTGATGCCCAAGGAATACAT AGTGCTGTGAACCATGATGCCATAGTGAATGCCAATGATGAAGAGAAGGTGAGGCTTGAGGAACAGGCTTCACAAGTGGCACAAAGAGCAGCGGAAGCATTACGACAATCACGAATGCTTCGAAGCCATGATAGTATTTCCGTTCCTACTTGGACCGGGAAATCTGGAGCTGCTGGTGCACCGTCAGCAGTTCGAAAGAAATTCGGCTCAGCTTTGAACACTCAGTTAGTAAAACCCTCAGGTGAGTCATCTAGTACCGGCATAGCAGCTGGGGCCGCTGCCAGCAAGGCATTATCTTCAGCAGAATTGCTAGCTCGAATCCGTGGAAACCAAGAACAAGCCATTGGTGCTGGACTCGAACATCAGTTCGGATCAGTTTCAAGCTCGTCGAACACCACAAGACCCACCATTAGCAGGACTTCTAGGTCCCGGTCATCTTCTAACTCATCCAGCGTGCAGCCTGAGGTACTAATTCGTCAGATATGTACATTCATACAACAAAAAGGCGGAAGCACGGATTCAGCCAGCATCGTGGATCATTTCAAGGACCGAATACCATCAAACAATCTGCCTTTGTTTAAGAATCTATTGAAGGAAATTGCTAAACTAGAAAAAGATCCGAACGGATCACGTTGGGTTCTAAAGCCAGAGTATCGGCAGCAATAA
- the LOC107927455 gene encoding protein CHROMATIN REMODELING 8 isoform X1 encodes MEEEEDRILLSSLGVTSANPEDIEQDVLAKAENNALDGSEVGGSTEEEPADKLEGNNPSSSASQVKLLNKLRAVEFEIDAVASTVEERKVVTSGDHDAKDEHVEEGKREDDDESAMQLRSRDSTLQRALATDRLKSLKRTKAQLEKELSGLLKESSSEGVKHDKLIEDLVKEEPRLKRKSKEIQKPSKTKQKRKKSVSFNDDVDFDAVLDAASAGFVETERDELVRKGILTPFHKLKGFERRLQQPGTSNEHNVPYEEDEKDDIVSASVARAAKSISEAAQVRPSTKLLDPDALPKLDAPTFPFQRLKKSLNFSQSKEVGENKSSKRKKKRPLPDKKWRKRISREERDMEVGEDVRDNLTSHDEEEDQKGTEDVDDNDPVYVTLEGGLKIPETIFSKLFDYQKVGVQWMWELHCQRAGGIIGDEMGLGKTVQVLSFLGALHFSNMYEPSIVVCPVTLLRQWKREARRWYPKFHVEILHDSAQDPAYKKNQAKSNEESDYESEGSVDSDYEGNLCSKSSKKWDSLINRVLRSKSGLLITTYEQLRLIGEKLLDIEWGYAVLDEGHRIRNPNAEITLVCKQLQTVHRIIMTGAPIQNKLSELWSLFDFVFPGKLGVLPVFEAEFAVPISVGGYANASPLQVSTAYRCAVVLRDLVMPYLLRRMKADVNAHLPKKAEHVLFCSLTAEQRSVYRAFLASSDVEQILDGGRNSLYGIDVMRKICNHPDLLEREHSCQNPDYGNPERSGKMKVVAQVLQVWKDQGHRVLLFAQTQQMLDILENFLTTSGYCYRRMDGHTPVKQRMALIDEFNNSDDIFIFILTTKVGGLGTNLTGANRVIIFDPDWNPSTDMQARERAWRIGQNRDVTVYRLITRGTIEEKVYHRQIYKHFLTNKILKNPQQRRFFKARDMKDLFVLNDEGENGSTETSNIFSQLSEDVNIVVMQKDKRHKQEHLRAAGSHSDHGAGRNGNSSNGSHSKRKGKEKDDHSDGEVDEEKNILRSLFDAQGIHSAVNHDAIVNANDEEKVRLEEQASQVAQRAAEALRQSRMLRSHDSISVPTWTGKSGAAGAPSAVRKKFGSALNTQLVKPSGESSSTGIAAGAAASKALSSAELLARIRGNQEQAIGAGLEHQFGSVSSSSNTTRPTISRTSRSRSSSNSSSVQPEVLIRQICTFIQQKGGSTDSASIVDHFKDRIPSNNLPLFKNLLKEIAKLEKDPNGSRWVLKPEYRQQ; translated from the exons atGGAGGAAGAGGAGGATAGGATATTGTTGAGTAGTTTAGGTGTTACGTCCGCAAATCCTGAGGATATCGAACAGGATGTATTAGCCAAG GCGGAAAACAATGCTTTGGATGGTAGTGAAGTAGGAGGGAGCACCGAGGAGGAACCGGCCGATAAGTTGGAAGGGAACAACCCATCATCATCGGCCAGCCAGGTGAAACTCTTGAATAAATTGAGGGCTGTGGAATTCGAAATTGATGCTGTTGCATCCACTGTTGAAGAAAGGAAAGTTGTCACGAGTGGTGACCATGATGCGAAGGATGAGCATGTGGaggaagggaaaagagaggatGATGATGAAAGTGCTATGCAGTTGCGTTCGCGTGATTCAACCCTTCAACGTGCCTTAGCTACTGATAGGCTAAAGAGTCTCAAAAGGACAAAGGCTCAACTTGAGAAAGAACTGTCAGGGTTACTCAAAGAAAGTTCGTCCGAGGGTGTAAAGCATGACAAGTTGATAGAAGACCTGGTGAAGGAAGAGCCTAGGCTGAAAAGGAAGTCAAAAGAAATCCAAAAGCCTAGCAAAACTAAACAAAAGCGGAAGAAATCAGTTTCttttaatgatgatgttgattttGATGCAGTGTTGGATGCAGCATCTGCAGGATTTGTGGAAACT GAAAGGGATGAACTGGTGCGGAAGGGAATATTAACCCCTTTTCATAAACTTAAGGGATTTGAGCGCCGTCTTCAACAGCCTGGTACATCAAATGAGCACAATGTTCCttatgaagaagatgagaaagatGATATTGTTTCTGCTAGTGTTGCTAGAGCTGCAAAGTCGATATCAGAGGCTGCACAAGTTCGCCCATCAACGAAACTACTTGATCCTGATGCTTTGCCAAAGCTTGATGCACCCACCTTTCCTTTTCAAAGGCTAAAAAAGTCTTTAAATTTTTCTCAGTCAAAAGAAGTAGGGGAGAATAAAAGCTCAAAACGGAAAAAGAAGAGGCCTTTGCCTGACAAGAAATGGAGAAAGCGGATCTCTCGTGAGGAAAGAGATATGGAAGTGGGAG AAGATGTGAGGGATAACTTGACTTCCCATGATGAAGAGGAAGACCAAAAGGGCACGGAGGATGTGGATGATAATGACCCTGTTTATGTAACACTTGAAGGCGGGCTAAAAATCCCTGAAACCATTTTTAGCAAGCTTTTTGACTATCAGAAAGTGGGAGTACAGTGGATGTGGGAACTACATTGTCAAAGAGCAGGTGGGATCATTGGGGATGAAATGGGTCTTGGCAAGACTGTCCAGGTCTTGTCTTTTCTTGGAGCTTTGCACTTCAGTAACATGTATGAGCCAAGCATTGTTGTCTGCCCTGTAACACTCTTACGACAATGGAAAAGGGAGGCACGTAGATGGTATCCAAAATTTCATGTCGAGATACTACATGATTCTGCTCAAGATCCTGCTTACAAGAAGAATCAAGCCAAATCTAATGAAGAAAGTGACTATGAAAGTGAAGGATCAGTGGACAGCGACTATGAAGGGAACTTGTGTTCTAAAAGCAGCAAAAAATGGGATTCTTTAATAAATAGAGTTTTGCGGTCAAAATCTGGGTTGTTGATTACAACTTATGAGCAACTCCGATTGATAGGGGAAAAGTTACTTGACATAGAATGGGGTTATGCAGTTTTGGATGAAGGACATCGAATCCGAAATCCAAATGCTGAAATCACTCTGGTTTGTAAACAGCTTCAAACAGTTCACCGTATAATAATGACTGGTGCACCAATTCAGAACAAGCTTAGTGAACTATGGtcattatttgattttgttttcccTGGGAAGTTGGGTGTCTTACCTGTATTTGAGGCAGAGTTTGCAGTCCCTATATCTGTTGGCGGATATGCCAATGCTTCACCATTACAGGTATCAACAGCCTACAG ATGTGCTGTTGTCCTCCGTGATTTGGTCATGCCATATCTACTCCGGCGCATGAAGGCTGATGTGAATGCCCATCTGCCTAAAAAGGCAGAACATGTACTTTTTTGTAGCCTTACTGCCGAACAAAGATCTGTCTATAGAGCATTTCTTGCTAGCTCAGATGTGGAACAAATACTGGATGGGGGTAGAAATTCTCTTTACGGAATTGATGTGATGCGTAAGATCTGTAACCATCCTGATCTGCTTGAGAGAGAACATTCCTGCCAGAATCCAGATTACGGAAATCCTGAACGGAGTGGGAAAATGAAAGTGGTTGCCCAAGTTCTCCAGGTTTGGAAGGATCAGGGCCATCGTGTCCTTTTGTTTGCTCAAACACAGCAAATGCTTGACATTCTTGAAAACTTCTTAACTACAAGTGGCTATTGCTATCGACGAATGGATGGACATACTCCTGTAAAACAGAGAATGGCTTTAATAGATGAATTCAACAACTCCgatgatatatttattttcattttgactACGAAAGTAGGTGGTTTAGGAACAAATTTAACTGGAGCTAACAGGGTGATCATCTTTGACCCTGATTGGAACCCGTCAACGGACATGCAG GCAAGGGAGCGTGCTTGGCGTATTGGTCAGAATAGAGATGTAACTGTTTATAGATTGATTACTCGTGGAACAATCGAAGAGAAGGTGTACCATCGGCAGATTTACAAACATTTTCTTACCAATAAGATACTGAAGAACCCTCAGCAGAGAAGGTTCTTTAAAGCTCGAGACATGAAGGATCTTTTTGTTCTGAATGATGAAGGAGAGAATGGGTCGACCGAAACATCTAATATTTTCAGTCAGTTGTCAGAAGATGTAAATATCGTTGTTATGCAGAAAGATAAGCGGCATAAGCAGGAACATTTGAGAGCAGCTGGTTCTCATTCTGATCATGGTGCTGGTAGAAACGGCAATAGCTCAAACGGCAGTCATTCAAagaggaaaggaaaagaaaaagatgatcatAGTGATGGTGAAGTagatgaagaaaaaaatattttgaggaGCCTTTTTGATGCCCAAGGAATACAT AGTGCTGTGAACCATGATGCCATAGTGAATGCCAATGATGAAGAGAAGGTGAGGCTTGAGGAACAGGCTTCACAAGTGGCACAAAGAGCAGCGGAAGCATTACGACAATCACGAATGCTTCGAAGCCATGATAGTATTTCCGTTCCTACTTGGACCGGGAAATCTGGAGCTGCTGGTGCACCGTCAGCAGTTCGAAAGAAATTCGGCTCAGCTTTGAACACTCAGTTAGTAAAACCCTCAGGTGAGTCATCTAGTACCGGCATAGCAGCTGGGGCCGCTGCCAGCAAGGCATTATCTTCAGCAGAATTGCTAGCTCGAATCCGTGGAAACCAAGAACAAGCCATTGGTGCTGGACTCGAACATCAGTTCGGATCAGTTTCAAGCTCGTCGAACACCACAAGACCCACCATTAGCAGGACTTCTAGGTCCCGGTCATCTTCTAACTCATCCAGCGTGCAGCCTGAGGTACTAATTCGTCAGATATGTACATTCATACAACAAAAAGGCGGAAGCACGGATTCAGCCAGCATCGTGGATCATTTCAAGGACCGAATACCATCAAACAATCTGCCTTTGTTTAAGAATCTATTGAAGGAAATTGCTAAACTAGAAAAAGATCCGAACGGATCACGTTGGGTTCTAAAGCCAGAGTATCGGCAGCAATAA
- the LOC107927344 gene encoding uncharacterized protein isoform X2: MSYRFHFCKTFSISRSSSRQILHAAISFPIFLSVSGSHSSSQGLYEEPESDLIISTFTEREEREEAREWSAKRDEIAQTMWTDYMARNIR, translated from the exons atgtcttaccgatttcatttctgtaagacattttccatctCTCGTTCTTCATCCAG GCAAATTTTACACGCTGCTATTTCGTTTCCTATCTTTCTCTCTGTCTCAGGATCTCATTCCTCTTCGCAAG gattatacgagGAGCCTGAGTCTGATTTGATAATATCAACTTTTACGGagcgagaagaaagagaagaagcaagagaatggtctgctaagagagatgaaattgcacaaactatgtggactgattatatggctagaaatattaggtag
- the LOC107927344 gene encoding uncharacterized protein isoform X1, which translates to MDRNQHHAIFGVVASVLAFGALWIKKLKTRKEITSHPHVNRDYERENYINSILYSGDQHCIDVIRMRPIVFFNLCDIISINNLLQSTKSVNIREQVVIFLHIIGHNVRFRVIGSRYYRSTETNHRYFRVVLRAILKLYKLIIRLPDESIPNEIRNNPRFYPYFKDCIGALDGTHGRASVPLNIQGRFRSRKGGTTQNVLATITFDLKFSYDLAGWEGSAHDSCILSDALSRPRGLRIPEGKYYLADAGYGIRNGFIIPYRGVRYHLKEFSARGLKMQRNSLIFVIHHYESLLNVFSGF; encoded by the exons atggatcgtaatCAACATCATGCAATTTTCGGAGTcgtggcttcagttttagcttttggggctctctggattaaaaaattaaaaactaggaaGGAAATTACTTCTCACCCTCATGTGAATagagattatgaaagagaaaattatattaatagtattttatatagtggtgaccaacattgtattgatgtgataaggatgagaccgattgtattttttaatttgtgtgatattattagtataaataatttgttacaatcaactaaatcggtgaatattagggagcaagtggttatatttttacatataattggtcataatgtaaggtttcgagtgataggatctagatattatagatcaactgaGACAAATCACCGTTAttttagggttgtattgagagctattttgaaattgtataagctaattattagattacctgaTGAGTCAATTCCTAATGAAATcagaaacaatccaaggttttatccttattttaaagattgtattggagcattagatggaactcatggtcgtgcatccgttccacttaacattcaaggaagatttcgtagccgtaaaggggggacgacacaaaatgtattggctaccattacatttgatttaaaattttcctatgatctagctggttgggaaggtagtgcacatgattcttgtattttaagtgatgcactttcacgcccaagaggattaagaattccGGAAG gtaaatattatcttgctgatgctggatatggcaTCCGTAATGGATTTATTATCCCATATCGTGGTGTTCGATATCACTTAAAAGAGTTTAGTGCTAGGGGCctgaaaatgcaaaggaactctttaatcttcgtcATACATCATTACGAATCACTATTGAACGTGTTTTCgggattttga